A stretch of Ammospiza caudacuta isolate bAmmCau1 chromosome 18, bAmmCau1.pri, whole genome shotgun sequence DNA encodes these proteins:
- the SMARCB1 gene encoding SWI/SNF-related matrix-associated actin-dependent regulator of chromatin subfamily B member 1 codes for MMMMALSKTFGQKPVKFQLEEDGEFYMIGSEVGNYLRMFRGSLYKRYPSLWRRLATVEERKKIVASSHENQRSHSPRRYHGYTTLATSVTLLKASEVEEILDGNDEKYKAVSISTEPPTYLREQKAKRNNQWVPTLPNSSHHLDAVPCSTTINRNRMGRDKKRTFPLCFDDHDPAVIHENASQPEVLVPIRLDMEIDGQKLRDAFTWNMNEKLMTPEMFSEILCDDLDLNPLTFVPAIASAIRQQIESYPTDSILEDQSDQRVIIKLNIHVGNISLVDQFEWDMSEKENSPEKFALKLCSELGLGGEFVTTIAYSIRGQLSWHQKTYAFSENPLPTVEIAIRNTGDADQWCPLLETLTDAEMEKKIRDQDRNTRRMRRLANTAPAW; via the exons GTGGGGAACTACTTGCGCATGTTCCGGGGCTCCCTGTACAAGAGGTACCCCTCGCTCTGGAGGCGCCTGGCCACCgtggaggaaaggaagaaaattgtgGCCTCTTCACATG AAAACCAGCGGTCTCACAGTCCCCGAAGAT ATCATGGCTACACAACATTAGCCACCAGCGTGACGCTGCTGAAGGCCTCTGAAGTGGAAGAGATCTTGGATGGGAATGATGAGAAGTACAAGGCAGTGTCTATCAGCACAGAACCTCCTACCTACCTCAG AGAACAGAAGGCAAAGAGGAACAACCAGTGGGTACCAACCCTGCCCAACAGCTCTCATCACCTGGACGCCGTGCCGTGCTCCACAACCATCAACAGGAACCGCATGGGCAGGGATAAGAAGAGAACATTCCCTCTGTG CTTTGATGACCATGACCCAGCAGTGATCCATGAGAATGCATCCCAGCCAGAGGTTCTGGTTCCAATCAGGCTGGATATGGAAATTGATGGGCAGAAACTCCGAGATGCATTTACGTGGAACATGAATG AAAAGCTGATGACCCCAGAAATGTTCTCGGAGATTCTTTGTGATGACCTGGATTTGAATCCTCTGACCTTTGTCCCTGCTATTGCATCTGCCATCCGACAGCAGATCGAGTCCTACCCCACTGACAGCATCCTGGAGGACCAGTCAGACCAACGAGTCATTATTAAG CTGAACATCCATGTAGGAAACATCTCCCTCGTAGACCAGTTTGAGTGGGACATGTCAGAGAAGGAGAACTCACCAGAGAAGTTTGCCTTgaagctgtgctcagagctcGGCCTGGGCGGGGAGTTTGTCACAACCATTGCCTACAGCATCCGGGGACAGCTGAGCTGGCACCAGAAGACCTATGCCTTCAG tgaGAACCCTCTGCCCACCGTGGAGATCGCGATTCGCAACACGGGGGACGCTGACCAGTGGTGCCCTCTCCTGGAAACCCTCACAGACGCTGAGATGGAGAAGAAGATCAGAGACCAGGACAGGAACACAAG GCGCATGAGACGTTTGGCCAATACTGCTCCAGCCTGGTAA